The following proteins are encoded in a genomic region of Nitratireductor sp. GISD-1A_MAKvit:
- the cydD gene encoding thiol reductant ABC exporter subunit CydD: protein MPPGLRPASSPARLPSRADAIVPYLARFQPLRIRAAVVPLVIFGFVFALSWVAALVLLVAAPVIPIFMALIGWQAKAVSERQLARLGDMNAFLLDRLRGLATIRAFEAVDATALQLRANAEGLRTSTMAVLRVAFLSSAVLELFAALGVALVAVYIGFHFLGELNFGAWGEKLTLAQGLFILLLAPAFFEPLRDLSAAWHDRAAGQAGLEALERNTRGGTQIVGNAESSADGYSGPLSVEIDGLAFSHAGSTLDIFADFALSIRPGEHVAVMAPSGGGKSTLLALVAGLASPDAGTIRIGGEALNHENAARLRSKIAWLGQPPHIFSGTLAGNIALGRPQLGKAEIGRALEVARLGEVAARRGSTPIGENGEGLSGGEALRLALARAAAGPRPGLILVDEPTAHLDRETADELTERLIAVAQGTTLVVATHDPALAARMDRVVLLPTIAAPIEQVPA from the coding sequence ATGCCTCCCGGCCTTCGTCCGGCCTCGTCGCCAGCACGCTTACCGAGCAGGGCCGACGCCATCGTGCCCTATCTGGCAAGGTTCCAGCCGCTGCGCATCCGCGCCGCCGTGGTGCCGCTGGTCATTTTCGGCTTCGTCTTCGCCTTGTCATGGGTAGCCGCCCTCGTGCTGCTGGTGGCCGCGCCTGTCATCCCGATCTTCATGGCGCTGATCGGCTGGCAGGCAAAGGCGGTCAGCGAAAGGCAGCTCGCCCGCCTGGGCGACATGAATGCCTTTCTGCTCGACCGGCTGCGCGGGCTTGCTACCATCCGTGCCTTCGAGGCGGTGGATGCTACCGCGCTGCAGTTGCGCGCCAATGCCGAAGGCCTGCGAACCTCCACCATGGCGGTACTACGCGTCGCGTTCCTGTCATCGGCGGTTCTGGAACTGTTCGCTGCGCTCGGCGTGGCGCTGGTCGCCGTCTATATCGGCTTCCATTTCCTTGGCGAGCTGAATTTCGGTGCGTGGGGAGAGAAACTCACGCTGGCGCAGGGCTTGTTCATCCTGCTGCTCGCACCGGCCTTCTTCGAGCCGCTGCGCGATCTGTCGGCGGCCTGGCACGACCGCGCCGCCGGGCAAGCCGGACTGGAAGCTCTTGAGCGCAACACGCGCGGCGGCACGCAAATCGTCGGCAATGCCGAAAGCTCGGCCGACGGATATTCAGGCCCGCTTTCAGTCGAAATCGATGGCCTTGCCTTTAGCCATGCCGGATCGACCCTCGACATTTTCGCCGATTTCGCCCTGTCCATCCGTCCCGGCGAACACGTTGCGGTGATGGCGCCCAGCGGCGGCGGAAAATCCACCCTGCTGGCGCTTGTCGCGGGCCTTGCATCGCCTGATGCCGGCACGATCCGGATCGGTGGCGAAGCTTTGAACCATGAGAACGCCGCCCGGCTGCGCAGCAAAATCGCATGGCTCGGCCAGCCGCCACATATCTTTTCCGGCACGCTTGCCGGCAATATCGCTCTCGGCAGACCGCAGCTTGGCAAGGCCGAGATCGGCCGGGCGCTGGAAGTCGCGCGGCTTGGCGAGGTGGCCGCGCGGCGTGGCTCTACCCCCATTGGTGAAAATGGCGAGGGCCTCTCCGGCGGCGAAGCCCTGCGTCTGGCGCTGGCGCGCGCGGCGGCCGGCCCGCGCCCCGGGCTCATTCTTGTCGATGAGCCGACCGCACATCTCGACCGCGAAACCGCTGACGAACTCACCGAGCGACTGATCGCCGTGGCGCAGGGCACAACGCTTGTCGTGGCAACGCACGACCCCGCGCTCGCCGCGCGCATGGATCGTGTCGTCTTGCTTCCCACCATCGCCGCACCGATAGAACAGGTGCCCGCATGA
- a CDS encoding GbsR/MarR family transcriptional regulator yields the protein MNLSPTIQSFVLHFGEMGSRWGINRTVGQIYALLYVSPKPLCADAIVEALGISRSNVSMSLRELQAWNLVVLRHVPGDRRDFFTAPEDVWQIFRTLAEERKKREVDPTLSVLRDLLMLEPVNDDERYARARLSEMHGLIEQVTNWYDDVKKLDTGRLASLLSLGSKVTRFLDARDRIISIGRGRRKVDN from the coding sequence ATGAACCTTTCCCCGACCATCCAGTCGTTCGTCCTTCATTTCGGTGAGATGGGCAGCCGCTGGGGCATCAACCGCACGGTCGGGCAGATTTACGCCCTGCTTTATGTTTCGCCGAAACCGCTCTGCGCGGATGCCATAGTTGAGGCGCTCGGAATCTCGCGATCCAACGTCTCGATGAGCCTGCGCGAGCTTCAGGCGTGGAACCTCGTCGTTCTCCGCCACGTGCCTGGCGACCGGCGTGATTTCTTCACCGCACCCGAGGATGTCTGGCAGATTTTCCGTACGCTGGCCGAAGAGCGCAAGAAGCGCGAGGTCGATCCGACCCTGTCGGTGCTGCGCGATCTTCTGATGCTTGAACCCGTCAATGACGACGAGCGTTATGCCCGCGCGCGCCTGTCAGAGATGCACGGCCTGATCGAACAGGTCACCAACTGGTATGACGACGTCAAGAAACTCGATACCGGACGGCTCGCGTCGCTGCTGTCGCTGGGCTCGAAGGTCACGCGGTTTCTCGATGCGCGCGACAGGATCATCTCGATAGGACGCGGCCGCCGAAAGGTGGATAATTGA
- a CDS encoding NAD(P)/FAD-dependent oxidoreductase, whose protein sequence is MDRYVLVIGAGQAGLAAGFHLRRAGLPFIIVEGSNHVGDVWRNRYDSLTLFTTRQFSTLPGLQIPGNRDGYANRDDFAEYLEAYARHFELPVKLGSYVSRLAKSADGFEANLSNGEIIAASEVLIATGSFQVPIVPPISAELGYEVLQLTAGTFRNCNQLPDGPVLVVGDGASGRDIAIESRKRQPVLLSVGKPRKLLPEHILGKSIWWWLNLVGALEAPATSFRGRMVRKTDAFPDRNLRDEVLQKRGVRLMSRLVGAEADVVKFSDGKVVQIRTVIWAVGYRDETDWVDIKGAVDAKTGFLHTEGVSPVKGLYFVGRPWQRSRSSALIMGAWPDAASVIRKLAADH, encoded by the coding sequence ATGGATCGATACGTCCTCGTCATCGGGGCGGGCCAGGCCGGTCTTGCCGCAGGCTTCCATCTGCGCAGGGCCGGCCTTCCTTTCATCATCGTTGAGGGAAGCAACCATGTTGGCGACGTGTGGCGTAACCGATATGACAGCCTCACTTTGTTCACCACACGCCAGTTCAGTACGTTGCCGGGATTGCAGATTCCGGGCAACCGCGACGGCTATGCCAATCGCGACGATTTCGCTGAGTATCTTGAAGCCTATGCCCGGCACTTTGAGCTTCCGGTCAAACTGGGATCGTACGTATCGCGCCTGGCCAAATCTGCCGATGGTTTTGAAGCGAACCTCTCAAATGGCGAGATCATTGCTGCATCCGAAGTACTAATCGCCACCGGATCATTTCAGGTTCCGATTGTTCCTCCAATTTCAGCCGAGTTGGGCTACGAGGTGCTGCAGCTGACAGCAGGAACATTCCGTAACTGCAATCAGTTGCCTGACGGGCCCGTCCTGGTAGTCGGAGATGGAGCAAGCGGACGCGACATTGCGATCGAATCCAGGAAGCGCCAACCCGTCCTTCTCTCCGTTGGCAAGCCAAGAAAGCTGTTGCCAGAACATATTCTGGGAAAGTCGATCTGGTGGTGGCTCAACCTTGTTGGCGCATTGGAAGCACCAGCGACATCTTTCCGCGGCCGAATGGTGAGGAAAACCGACGCTTTCCCGGACAGAAATCTGCGGGACGAGGTGTTACAGAAACGTGGCGTCAGGCTCATGAGTCGACTCGTAGGGGCTGAAGCAGATGTCGTGAAGTTTTCTGACGGAAAAGTCGTTCAGATCCGCACGGTGATCTGGGCGGTGGGCTATCGGGATGAAACAGATTGGGTCGACATCAAAGGCGCGGTTGATGCCAAGACCGGCTTCCTCCACACAGAAGGCGTGTCTCCGGTTAAGGGCCTCTACTTCGTAGGGAGGCCATGGCAGCGCAGTCGCTCTTCCGCTCTGATCATGGGCGCGTGGCCCGACGCCGCGTCAGTGATCAGAAAACTGGCGGCTGATCACTAA
- a CDS encoding L,D-transpeptidase, which produces MAMTIDRRAFGFGLLAAAAGSLTPVSALANGRPVKIESRFLPQRVRHTFMEPVGTIIVAPRERFLYLLESPTLARRYGIGVGKAGLAFKGSAIIERKAKWPSWRPTQNMIKRDPQRYAKHAGGVPGGPNNPLGARALYLYRDGRDTYYRIHGTNEPWTIGKAVSNGCIRMLNDHVRELYELTPIGTRVVVV; this is translated from the coding sequence ATGGCCATGACCATTGACCGTCGGGCGTTTGGCTTTGGCCTTCTGGCTGCCGCTGCCGGTTCTCTCACGCCGGTCAGCGCGCTCGCAAATGGTCGCCCTGTCAAAATTGAGTCGCGTTTCCTTCCGCAACGAGTCAGACACACATTCATGGAGCCTGTCGGGACCATCATCGTCGCGCCGCGTGAGCGGTTTCTGTACCTCCTGGAAAGCCCAACGCTGGCACGCCGTTATGGAATAGGGGTCGGTAAAGCCGGGTTGGCGTTCAAGGGCAGCGCTATTATCGAGCGCAAAGCCAAATGGCCCTCATGGCGCCCCACGCAAAATATGATCAAGCGAGACCCGCAACGCTATGCAAAACACGCAGGCGGCGTTCCAGGTGGTCCGAACAACCCCCTCGGGGCGCGCGCGCTCTACCTCTATCGAGACGGACGCGACACCTACTACCGCATACATGGTACCAACGAGCCATGGACGATCGGCAAGGCGGTGTCGAACGGATGCATCCGTATGCTCAATGATCACGTCCGGGAACTCTATGAGCTGACGCCCATCGGGACGCGCGTCGTGGTGGTCTGA
- a CDS encoding peptidylprolyl isomerase, translated as MTILFSNSSRSLRRIALALLMTTACSSAFAQPEDVVARVNGSDITGADVAVAEEMYGSQLGTMPDDAKLSVIVDTLIEMRIISDAAKKAGIADQDEYKRQMQFFEQQTLRANFMEQKAAEAVTDDAIRQIYDQQVASIPVVTERRLRHILVASEDEAKQIITALGEGTSFADLAAKSSLDAVSKVNGGDLGFVPEGQTVPEVDEAAMRLKTGDYTNEPVRSPFGFHVIKLEESRDRPPPAFELVEPQIRQSLKAAEERRISGELRATATVEKLVPDVTPPQEDDGHDH; from the coding sequence ATGACAATCTTATTCTCCAACTCGTCAAGAAGCCTGCGTCGGATCGCCCTGGCCCTTCTGATGACCACAGCATGCAGTTCGGCATTCGCACAGCCGGAAGACGTTGTCGCCCGCGTGAACGGTAGCGACATAACAGGTGCAGACGTCGCTGTGGCTGAGGAAATGTATGGTTCCCAACTCGGGACCATGCCAGACGATGCCAAACTCTCTGTTATCGTCGATACACTTATCGAAATGCGGATCATCTCTGACGCAGCGAAGAAAGCAGGTATCGCAGATCAGGACGAATACAAGCGCCAGATGCAGTTCTTTGAACAGCAGACACTGCGGGCCAATTTCATGGAGCAGAAGGCCGCTGAAGCCGTTACCGACGACGCTATCCGCCAGATCTACGATCAGCAGGTCGCTTCGATACCGGTGGTTACCGAGCGGCGGCTGCGCCATATCCTGGTGGCATCTGAAGACGAGGCGAAGCAGATCATCACTGCTCTCGGAGAAGGTACCTCCTTCGCCGACCTTGCCGCCAAGAGCTCCCTCGATGCGGTATCGAAAGTAAACGGCGGGGATCTGGGCTTCGTCCCCGAGGGGCAGACAGTCCCGGAAGTCGATGAGGCGGCCATGAGGCTGAAGACAGGCGACTACACCAACGAGCCGGTGCGGTCTCCATTCGGGTTTCACGTCATCAAGCTCGAGGAGAGCCGCGACAGGCCGCCACCCGCCTTTGAGTTGGTCGAACCACAAATTCGTCAATCTCTCAAGGCTGCCGAAGAGCGTCGGATTTCAGGTGAGTTGCGGGCTACCGCCACGGTCGAAAAGCTCGTGCCGGATGTCACGCCTCCGCAGGAGGATGATGGCCATGACCATTGA
- a CDS encoding DsbA family protein, whose translation MKRRNFLIGTSAMALACAASPLAFAQSTEQELLEPGALPDKTFGADDAPVTIIEYASLTCPHCRTFHIDVWPGLKEKYVDTGKVRFIMREFPFDPRSTAGFMLARCAGDEKWYPTLDLLYRTQETWARVSDGTGAMKSVMGMTGMDEAAFEACLQNEELMQQVQAVAEAGRGFGVDSTPTFFVNGKMYKGALSVAQFSDTIDPLLAASGQ comes from the coding sequence ATGAAACGTCGCAATTTTCTCATCGGCACTTCAGCCATGGCGCTGGCTTGCGCTGCATCGCCACTGGCATTTGCACAGTCAACCGAGCAGGAGCTTCTCGAGCCAGGAGCCCTGCCGGACAAGACATTCGGCGCCGACGATGCACCTGTAACTATCATCGAATACGCATCTCTGACTTGCCCGCATTGCAGAACATTCCATATCGACGTCTGGCCCGGCCTGAAGGAGAAATATGTCGATACCGGAAAGGTGCGCTTCATCATGCGCGAATTCCCGTTCGACCCGCGCTCCACCGCCGGCTTCATGCTGGCGCGGTGCGCGGGCGACGAAAAGTGGTATCCAACCCTCGATCTTCTTTATCGAACCCAGGAGACATGGGCCCGCGTCTCAGACGGAACGGGCGCCATGAAATCTGTCATGGGCATGACCGGCATGGACGAAGCCGCGTTCGAAGCATGTCTTCAAAATGAGGAGCTGATGCAGCAGGTGCAAGCGGTTGCAGAAGCTGGGCGCGGCTTTGGCGTCGATTCCACCCCTACGTTCTTCGTCAATGGGAAAATGTACAAGGGTGCTCTAAGCGTCGCGCAGTTCAGCGACACCATCGATCCGCTGCTTGCAGCGTCGGGCCAGTAG
- a CDS encoding L,D-transpeptidase has product MSSNYQDVMLSRRKLFTVAAAATATVVLPGCATIQDAPATPEPEKPTVDVGYARMYGAMPEEDYPIPAVDLSKVKRRFYRQLVNDPTGERPGTIVVDTSAFHLYLVLPDGKAMRYGVGLGRQGFTWSGAGVVQYKRRWPRWTPPEEMIARQPELEKYSAANGGMDPGLNNPLGARALYIFQDGVDTLYRIHGSPEYWTIGKAVSSGCVRLINQDVIDLYNRVSTPAPVIVRGSSTA; this is encoded by the coding sequence TTGAGCTCGAATTATCAAGACGTGATGCTATCACGTCGCAAACTTTTCACTGTGGCTGCGGCCGCGACCGCAACTGTGGTTCTGCCGGGCTGTGCGACAATCCAGGATGCGCCAGCCACTCCCGAACCCGAAAAACCGACCGTAGATGTCGGATATGCCCGGATGTACGGCGCGATGCCGGAAGAAGACTATCCCATCCCTGCTGTCGATTTAAGCAAGGTGAAACGTCGCTTCTATCGTCAGCTCGTCAACGATCCGACAGGCGAACGGCCTGGGACGATTGTAGTCGACACCTCCGCATTCCATCTCTACCTCGTGCTGCCCGATGGGAAGGCGATGCGCTACGGCGTGGGGTTGGGGCGTCAGGGTTTTACATGGTCAGGGGCTGGTGTCGTTCAATACAAGCGGCGCTGGCCGCGGTGGACACCTCCTGAGGAAATGATTGCGCGACAACCTGAACTGGAAAAATACAGCGCAGCCAATGGCGGCATGGATCCAGGGCTTAATAACCCGCTTGGTGCACGTGCGCTTTATATCTTTCAGGACGGCGTGGACACTCTTTATCGAATTCACGGCTCGCCGGAATACTGGACCATCGGCAAAGCCGTATCGAGCGGATGCGTCCGGCTGATCAACCAGGACGTCATCGACCTCTATAATCGTGTTTCGACGCCAGCGCCGGTGATCGTCCGTGGCAGTTCGACCGCTTAG